The Parus major isolate Abel chromosome 5, Parus_major1.1, whole genome shotgun sequence genome contains a region encoding:
- the ISM2 gene encoding isthmin-2 — protein MPLIRGKVVLILGFVFLTTFLAAVRGLPVRGKQRSNTPKERSPKLAEVSASSNPRSAGDEELPPSGKARGLRRSGQAGPRRHRRRGVAQQAARSPALPQPSGAGQEESLPFMLDLQNLPGLANVDLSAQNPNIQVTIEVVDDPQAEMEMDLLKETSNDWSLTSSEWLSHKDLFWPLFWEYTDPAEGEEEEEEDEEEEEEEEEDDNLDVGDREEEEEDEDEEEDYTAEYEEEESMLSGVGSNWDQRWPGQKNWIFKEKYNYDYEDEEEWSPWSPCSITCGSGNQKRTRSCGYACTATESRTCDLTHCPGAEGEMVFPTEETPFKSDNTTELFNSEVDSCEKWLNCKSDFLTKYLSKVLTDLPSCPCSYPLEAVYSAVNLRDEQRGKSFRWRDASGPKERLDIYKPTARFCLRSMLSLDSTTLAAQHCCYDEHTRLITRGKGAGVPNLISTEFSPELHYKVDMLPWILCKGDWSRYHAVRPPNNGQRCADNPAEEEYLSQLQEAKEY, from the exons atgCCTCTGATTAGAGGGAAAGTCGTGCTCATCCTCGGATTCGTCTTCCTGACAACTTTCTTGGCTGCGGTGAGAGGGCTGCCCGTGAGGGGGAAACAGCGCAGCAATACCCCGAAGGAGAGGAGCCCCAAGCTGGCGGAG GTCTCAGCATCATCCAACCCCCGTTCAGCAGGGGACGAGGAGCTGCCACCATCGGGCAAGGCGCGGGGGCTGAGGCGGAGCGGGCAGGCTGGCCCGCGGCGGCACAGGCGCAGAGGGGTGGCTCAGCAGGCTGCCAGGAGCCCAGCACTTCCCCAGCCCAGTGGTGCTGGCCAGGAGGAGAGCCTGCCCTTCATGCTGGACCTGCAGAACTTGCCAGGGCTGGCCAATGTGGACTTGAGTGCGCAGAACCCCAACATCCAG GTGACCATTGAAGTGGTGGATGATCCTCAGGCTGAGATGGAGATGGACTTGCTGAAGGAGACAAGTAATGACTGGTCTCTAACATCCTCTGAGTGGTTGTCTCACAAGGACCTGTTCTGGCCCCTCTTCTGGGAATACACTGACCCTgctgagggggaggaggaggaggaggaagatgaagaggaggaggaagaggaggaagaggatgacaACCTGGATGTAGGGgacagggaggaagaagaagaggatgaagatgaagaggaagatTACACAGCAGAATATGAGGAGGAGGAGTCCATGCTTAGTGGAGTAGGCAGTAACTGGGACCAGCGATGGCCTGGGCAAAAGAACTGGatctttaaggaaaaatataattatg ACtatgaagatgaggaggaatGGAGCCCATGGTCCCCTTGCAGCATCACCTGTGGCAGTGGTAACCAGAAGAGGACCCGGTCCTGTGGCTATGCCTGCACAGCAACAGAGTCGAGGACCTGTGATCTGACACACTGCCCTG gagcagagggagaaatgGTCTTCCCCACAGAGGAGACACCTTTCAAAAGTGACAACACTACAGAGCTGTTCAACTCAG AGGTGGACAGCTGTGAGAAGTGGCTGAACTGCAAGAGCGACTTCCTCACCAAGTACCTAAGCAAGGTACTGACGGACCtgcccagctgcccctgctcctACCCGCTGGAGGCCGTCTACAGTGCCGTCAACCTGCGGGACGAGCAGCGGGGCAAGAGCTTCCGATGGCGGGATGCCAGCGGCCCCAAGGAGCGCCTGGACATCTACAAGCCGACGGCACGCTTCTGCCTGCGCTCCATGCTCTCCCTGGACAGCACCACCCTggctgcccagcactgctgctacGATGAGCACACCCGCCTCATCACCCGTGGCAAGGGCGCCGGTGTCCCCAACCTCATCAGCACCGAGTTCTCTCCGGAGCTGCACTACAAGGTGGACATGCTGCCCTGGATCCTTTGCAAGGGTGACTGGAGCCGGTATCACGCCGTCCGGCCCCCCAACAATGGGCAACGGTGTGCTGACAACCCCGCCGAGGAGGAGtacctgtcccagctgcaggaggccaAGGAGTACTAG